A segment of the Streptococcus dysgalactiae subsp. dysgalactiae genome:
TGGAAAGACCATGGCTTCCTCACCTTTGAACAAACGGGCTGCATTAATACCTGCTACTAAACCTGAAGCAGCTGATTCGACATAACCTTCAACTCCAGTCATTTGCCCTGCGAAGAAAAGATTTGGATTGCTACAAGATTGGAAGGTTTCGGTTAAAAGATTTGGTGAATCCATATAGGAATTGCGGTGCATGACACCGTAGCGGACAAACTCAGCATTTTCAAGCCCTGGAATCATTTGGAAAACACGCTTTTGCTCACCCCATTTGAGGTGTGTTTGGAAACCAACGATATTATAAAGGCTTCCAGCTGCATTATCTTGACGCAATTGCACAACAGCATATGGCGTTTTAAATTCTCCATCGCGAGGACCTGTATAGTCATCTGGATATTCCAATCCAACGGGTTTCATAGGTCCATAAAGCATGGTTTTAATGCCACGTTTAGCCATAACTTCAATTGGCATACAGCCCTCAAAATACTTTTCTTTTTCAAAGGCATTCAGTGGGGCTTCTTCTGCGGTTGTCAGTGCTTCATGGAAAGCCATGAATTCTTCTTTGGTCATAGGACAGTTGAGGTAAGCAGCTTCGCCTTTATCGTAGCGAGATTTGAGGTAAACCTTGCTCATATCAATAGTAGATTTATCAATGATAGGCGCTGCTGCGTCGTAGAAATAGAATCCATCGCCACCATTCAAAGCGTGAATTTTTTCTGCCAAGGCATCTGAAGTCAATGGACCCGTCGCGATAACCGTAATGGCATTGTTAGGAATTGCTGTGATTTCATCACGAATGACCTCAATGAGAGGATGATTTTTCAACTCTGCAGTGACACTCTCTGCATACCCCTCACGGTCAACAGCCATTGCTCCCCCAGCAGGTACACGATTAGCTTCACCATTACGCATAATAATGGAATCCAAGCGACGCATTTCTTCTTTGAGAAGACCGACTGCATTGGTTAAGCTATCACCACGAAATGAGTTGGAACAGACCAATTCGGCAAAATTGGTGGTTTTATGTTGCGGTGTTGCTTTGACACCACGCATTTCATACAATTTAACGGGGATACCGCGCTTAGCAATCTGATAGGCAGCTTCAGAACCAGCTAGCCCAGCTCCAATAACATTAATATAAGTTGCAGTTGATTGAGACAAGTCACTAATACCTCTTCGGGAATGACATCTCTTAGATGACAGACCCACAAATCTTTCTAATGTAGTTACCTGACTTATTATAACAGAAATAAGAAGAAAGAAAAAGAAAGAGACTAAGCGATAACCTCTTTCTACGGGAACCCTTTTCAACTAGAAGAAACAAATCCATGCTGCGATAAAAACACTGAGAATACTAAATAAAGACCCAATCAGGTAGTATTCTGCAAAAGCTGGACTTTCCGAAATTTTATTGTAGCGAGCAATAGATTTAGCGGTAAAGACCAGCCCTATTGAAGCAAATTGCCCCATGATCATACACAAACCAATAACAATTCTCTCTAGAATTCCTATGGTAGCCCCCGCTCCTATGATCGTGTCCATTTTTTCTCCTTGGTCAGGCTGGTATTTGCTGAAAAAGAGTTTAAAGACAATATTAGTTGGTTTGGTAATGACTAGGATAAATAAAACGGTCATCAAAATAGGTATCGGAAGCCAATTAGGCAAGGGCACTCCTGCTAATCTTAGCCCAGCAAATGAACTAATAGCGATATGTAAGCATTGATCCAGCAGAAAAATCCACTCTCTTTTCCATTTTAGAGAGTTAGCCACCTTTGGCTTTAGCCAGTCAATAAGCGCGTGACTTATCATAACCAAAAGGCTCATCAACCATGCTTGTGGGATAATGAGAGTTAAACAAATTAGGGGAATGCTAAC
Coding sequences within it:
- a CDS encoding DUF3307 domain-containing protein — protein: MINGVSHYLAQTPTLTLFLICHVLSDYQLQSQQVADLKEKYLTYLGYHLIGVSIPLICLTLIIPQAWLMSLLVMISHALIDWLKPKVANSLKWKREWIFLLDQCLHIAISSFAGLRLAGVPLPNWLPIPILMTVLFILVITKPTNIVFKLFFSKYQPDQGEKMDTIIGAGATIGILERIVIGLCMIMGQFASIGLVFTAKSIARYNKISESPAFAEYYLIGSLFSILSVFIAAWICFF
- the trmFO gene encoding methylenetetrahydrofolate--tRNA-(uracil(54)-C(5))-methyltransferase (FADH(2)-oxidizing) TrmFO, yielding MSQSTATYINVIGAGLAGSEAAYQIAKRGIPVKLYEMRGVKATPQHKTTNFAELVCSNSFRGDSLTNAVGLLKEEMRRLDSIIMRNGEANRVPAGGAMAVDREGYAESVTAELKNHPLIEVIRDEITAIPNNAITVIATGPLTSDALAEKIHALNGGDGFYFYDAAAPIIDKSTIDMSKVYLKSRYDKGEAAYLNCPMTKEEFMAFHEALTTAEEAPLNAFEKEKYFEGCMPIEVMAKRGIKTMLYGPMKPVGLEYPDDYTGPRDGEFKTPYAVVQLRQDNAAGSLYNIVGFQTHLKWGEQKRVFQMIPGLENAEFVRYGVMHRNSYMDSPNLLTETFQSCSNPNLFFAGQMTGVEGYVESAASGLVAGINAARLFKGEEAMVFPQTTAIGSLPHYVTHAESKHFQPMNVNFGIIKELEGPRIRDKKERYEAIASRALADLEICLASL